The following DNA comes from Plectropomus leopardus isolate mb unplaced genomic scaffold, YSFRI_Pleo_2.0 unplaced_scaffold12595, whole genome shotgun sequence.
CTCCACGTCCGGGCCGCTGGCGGGCGCCCGGCTCACAAACACCTCCAGAGGCAGAGCGGAGTCGGTCAGAGCTCCTTCTGCGGACACCTGAGACACGCTGGAGACACAgcaggaggtcagaggtcacagcagGAGGTCAAATGTgtgcttcagaataaaagcaccagtggttctgctttgatttatttcacttaaacagtacttttttaacttttttatagcagaactttattataacagtactttctttaaatttgttattCGAgtactttattataacagtactttctttaaatttgttattCGAGTACTTTATTAAAACAGtactttctttaaatttgttattcgagtactttatttaactttattataagaGCACTTTATTCTACTTTATCATAAATCCCTTTATTTTACCTTATTATAGCAATAATTTATGaacttttattaatataaaagcaGCTacttactttaactttttttgtagcTGTGGTTTATTTAGTGGTTTAATATCTAAAAAGTGTGCCTACATATATATTGCGATATTATTTAGAGGTTATATTTCGCAGCGCTGATGCTGCATCATAATGACATTAAGCACTAACATTTATCTGGTAATccagaaacaaaactgaaaaaaatctcagcatAAACAAAATTCAGTGTCCAAattaaatgcaactttttttccatgtagcaggcttcaaaataagagcacaGAAATTGTCccttttttccataaaaaaaagattcatgtCAATAACAAGTCAACATAAAGACAGCAAGTAGGATTATCAGGATCTGGTTCATGACACCAGGTCTACATCTCAACTACAGATaagaattaaaagacaaaaagtggacatttgtgccaaattttaaagaattcCTTGGAGACATTCttgagacagatggacagagggacaacctgaaaacacaatgtCTCCGGTCACATCAGCATTAACAGCTGTAATACCTGACGCTGCTCTGCAGGCCGTCCACTTTAACCTCGCTGTCCTCTCCGTCCACAGCGGACACGATGGCTCTGGCCAGCCGGCTGTCCGCCCACAGACAGGCGCTGACCTCAGCAGGAGACGGGCTCAGAGACGCCTGCAGGGTGGAGACAACCAGAGGAGGAGAAACGACGGGAAGAACAAAGATCCTGCCGCAGGGAGCAGAAGTCGTACAGAGTCGGGACGTACCTGCAGCTGCAGGTGAGAGACGGAGGACCGCAGCAGCATGTAGATGACTATGTGATGTCTCTGAGGAAGTCCTCTGGACAGCATGGGAGGAtacacagactgacagacagacaggagacagaggGGTTTATTTTAGTCAAATATGCCTGAAATCATCattaatgcatttattaaaGCTGCACTCGTCCACACAAATCTCCTTTTGTTCTCTAACTACTGCAGATGTCTCAGAGGGACAGATCCAGGACACGTTAAGCCTGGCTTTCCACAAAGACTGTGAGCAGagtcctgtctgtctgtctcacctccCAGAGTCCCAGTATTTTTGGAGAAACACCCTCTGGTTCCAGCTTCAGTCC
Coding sequences within:
- the LOC121963806 gene encoding nucleoside diphosphate-linked moiety X motif 17-like produces the protein MLSRGLPQRHHIVIYMLLRSSVSHLQLQASLSPSPAEVSACLWADSRLARAIVSAVDGEDSEVKVDGLQSSVSVSQVSAEGALTDSALPLEVFVSRAPASGPDVERVSTGTKFALELWLRSLETSDL